One region of Cobetia sp. cqz5-12 genomic DNA includes:
- a CDS encoding MFS transporter, with translation MAIAVAATAANLYYNQPLLAEMASSLGVSHGMVGLIPSATQFGYAAAILLISPLGDTMDRRQLIRNLSITLALASLGIFLAPSFWPLLLASFVAGLGANITQQLIPLTASLSTPEARGKNIATLMTGLTIGILLSRTLSGSIGEYWGWRSVFLVAAIITVIIGVLLHRHLPSRAPAVQMAYPRLIASMGTLFKQHALLRESALTGALWFAAFNAMWATLAIHVTDAPFDYSVQQAGLFGIIGLAGIFGAKAAGRLVNRVGAGRLISFALVMVAASFAVLGLWGDSLAGLIVGIILLDLGVFAAQIPNQVRVFSIDPKAQSRMNAVYMLCYYLGAAAGSAIGVKMMSVYGWQGMSLFGLALAAVALVHHGVKQRRSASSTQ, from the coding sequence ATGGCGATCGCGGTCGCCGCGACCGCCGCCAATCTGTACTACAACCAGCCGCTGCTGGCAGAGATGGCCAGCTCACTGGGTGTGAGCCATGGCATGGTCGGCCTGATTCCCTCCGCAACCCAATTCGGCTACGCCGCCGCCATCCTGCTGATCTCGCCGCTGGGCGACACCATGGACAGGCGCCAGCTGATCCGCAATCTGTCCATCACCCTGGCACTGGCCTCACTGGGCATCTTCCTGGCCCCCAGCTTCTGGCCGCTGTTGCTGGCAAGCTTCGTGGCCGGGCTGGGCGCCAACATCACCCAGCAGCTGATTCCGCTGACCGCCTCGCTGTCCACCCCCGAGGCCCGCGGCAAGAACATCGCCACCCTGATGACGGGGCTGACCATCGGCATACTGCTGTCACGCACCCTGAGCGGCAGCATCGGTGAATACTGGGGCTGGCGCAGCGTCTTCCTGGTCGCCGCCATCATCACCGTCATCATCGGTGTGCTGCTGCATCGCCACCTGCCCAGCCGTGCGCCAGCCGTGCAGATGGCCTACCCCAGACTGATCGCCTCGATGGGCACGCTGTTCAAGCAACATGCCCTGCTGCGAGAATCCGCGCTGACCGGCGCGCTGTGGTTCGCGGCCTTCAATGCCATGTGGGCGACGCTGGCCATTCACGTCACCGATGCGCCGTTTGACTACAGCGTCCAGCAGGCGGGACTGTTCGGCATCATCGGGCTGGCAGGCATCTTCGGTGCCAAGGCGGCGGGCCGGCTGGTCAATCGTGTCGGCGCGGGGCGCCTGATCAGCTTCGCCCTGGTGATGGTGGCGGCGTCCTTCGCGGTGCTCGGCCTCTGGGGTGACAGCCTGGCCGGACTGATCGTCGGCATCATCCTGCTGGACCTGGGCGTCTTCGCGGCCCAGATTCCCAACCAGGTACGCGTGTTCTCGATCGACCCCAAGGCCCAGAGCCGCATGAACGCCGTCTACATGCTGTGCTACTACCTCGGTGCGGCAGCCGGTTCCGCCATCGGCGTCAAGATGATGAGCGTGTATGGCTGGCAGGGCATGTCGCTGTTCGGGCTGGCACTGGCAGCAGTGGCACTGGTGCATCATGGTGTGAAGCAGCGTCGCTCGGCCTCTTCAACACAGTGA